Proteins encoded within one genomic window of Granulicella pectinivorans:
- a CDS encoding type II secretion system F family protein gives MTQILFYVAVSVLLFSLAVLLLSPFFLKPSPEARRVHELVSSNRVDQRVLGRKERFQEAISSLSQGMRSKLKLPTDTKSLNRLAAAGIRNPAAPDIFMAAQFLLPLGAAFAASFIPTNTLFWAVSSGGVAYLLPGMWLTHRVGQRKKKIRSSLPDVIDLLVICVDAGLGLDQAVMRVCEELALNNREIQEELSRVQLEQRAGKPRLDAWQNMATRVKVDEVSAFTSMLVQTDRFGTPIARALSGFASELRVKRRQRAEEAAAKTKIKIIFPLVLCIFPCLFIVLLAPALLAITRSLANMGK, from the coding sequence ATGACCCAGATCCTCTTTTATGTCGCGGTATCGGTGCTTCTGTTTTCGCTGGCGGTCCTGCTTCTGTCGCCGTTCTTTTTGAAGCCTTCGCCTGAGGCACGCCGTGTCCACGAGCTTGTCAGCAGTAACCGTGTGGACCAGCGGGTGCTTGGTCGTAAAGAGCGATTTCAAGAGGCAATCTCTTCTCTTTCCCAGGGAATGCGCAGCAAACTGAAGCTGCCGACGGATACAAAGTCGCTGAACCGGCTTGCGGCTGCCGGCATTCGCAACCCCGCAGCGCCAGACATCTTTATGGCAGCGCAGTTTCTGCTTCCGCTGGGAGCAGCGTTCGCGGCCAGCTTTATCCCGACAAATACTTTGTTCTGGGCAGTCTCCTCGGGCGGGGTTGCTTACCTGTTGCCGGGCATGTGGCTGACGCACAGGGTAGGACAGAGGAAGAAGAAGATTCGCAGCAGTCTTCCGGATGTGATCGACCTGCTTGTGATTTGTGTGGATGCGGGGCTGGGGCTGGATCAAGCGGTGATGCGCGTATGCGAAGAACTTGCTTTGAACAATCGCGAGATTCAGGAGGAGCTCAGCCGGGTGCAACTGGAACAGAGAGCCGGCAAGCCGAGGCTGGATGCATGGCAGAACATGGCGACGCGAGTGAAGGTCGATGAGGTGTCGGCGTTCACGAGCATGTTGGTTCAGACGGACAGGTTTGGAACGCCGATCGCGCGGGCACTGAGCGGATTCGCGTCGGAGTTGCGGGTGAAGCGGCGTCAGCGTGCGGAGGAGGCCGCCGCCAAGACGAAGATCAAGATCATCTTTCCGCTGGTCTTGTGCATCTTCCCCTGCCTGTTCATTGTTTTGCTTGCCCCCGCGCTGCTGGCGATCACGCGCAGCCTTGCGAATATGGGCAAATAA
- a CDS encoding type II secretion system F family protein: MIVLALVFCMLLFFIFAAVIYATGPSTEQAAVHRRIEQILSTHTRSQEVAAVLPSYLDKREDGFLGLLDERLAKKRLTHGLQRLIVQGQTSTTVAKILLISGAAAIATFAAVYLFFSMLLLAVGCGLLAGVIPTIFLQYKRAKRIAAFNNALPDAVEMFARALRVGNSLVASIQIVAEESVEPAKTEFAEVFKKQNYGLPLRDALIQMIDRVPSMDLQVVVTAILVQKDSGGNLVEILERTVAVIRDRLRIQREIKTHTAQGRMTGWILCLLPLAMLLCINLLNPGYSTVLFHDPTGQRLLYIGVGLLSLGAFLIHQIVKGIEV; the protein is encoded by the coding sequence ATGATTGTCCTGGCACTTGTGTTTTGCATGTTGCTCTTCTTCATCTTCGCCGCGGTGATTTATGCGACCGGACCTTCCACGGAGCAGGCCGCCGTGCATCGTCGCATCGAGCAGATCCTTTCGACGCATACGCGCAGCCAGGAGGTTGCGGCGGTCCTGCCGTCCTATCTCGATAAGCGCGAGGATGGATTCCTGGGGTTGCTCGACGAAAGACTTGCGAAGAAGCGTTTGACGCATGGGCTGCAGAGGCTGATTGTGCAGGGGCAGACCTCGACGACGGTCGCAAAGATCCTGCTTATTTCCGGGGCGGCTGCGATTGCGACGTTTGCGGCGGTGTATCTCTTCTTTTCGATGTTGCTGCTCGCTGTCGGTTGTGGGCTGTTGGCCGGTGTTATTCCGACCATCTTCCTTCAGTACAAGCGTGCGAAGCGCATCGCGGCCTTCAATAACGCTCTGCCCGACGCGGTTGAGATGTTTGCCCGCGCTCTTCGCGTTGGAAATTCACTGGTTGCGTCGATCCAGATCGTGGCCGAGGAGTCGGTTGAGCCCGCCAAGACGGAGTTCGCTGAGGTCTTCAAGAAGCAGAACTACGGTCTTCCGTTGCGCGATGCACTGATACAGATGATCGATCGTGTTCCCTCGATGGATCTGCAGGTTGTGGTGACCGCGATTCTCGTGCAGAAGGATTCCGGGGGCAATCTTGTGGAGATCCTGGAGCGCACTGTCGCAGTGATCCGCGACCGCCTGCGTATTCAGCGTGAGATCAAAACACACACTGCGCAAGGGCGCATGACGGGATGGATTCTTTGCCTGCTGCCGCTTGCGATGTTGTTGTGCATCAACCTGCTGAATCCGGGGTATTCCACGGTGCTCTTTCATGACCCGACAGGGCAACGCCTTCTCTATATCGGCGTGGGTCTGCTGAGCCTAGGTGCCTTTCTTATCCATCAGATCGTGAAGGGAATCGAGGTATAG
- a CDS encoding CpaF family protein: MPEALQQQIKSAVHKELIKRLDLNRLDEFNQTRAGQQQLFTLIQKLMTEHGIPLSTTERDKLSQEVVDEVFGLGPLEPLLNDYTVNDILVNTYNSVYVERRGILEKTNIVFKDNRHLMHIIDKIVSAVGRRIDESSPMVDARLADGSRVNVIIPPLAIDGPILSIRRFGQTPLRSDDLLRSQMLTKPMLDLLQRAVECRLNIVVSGGTGSGKTTLLNVLSGFISARERIVTIEDSAELQLKQEHVVRLETRPPNTEGHGAVRQRELMINALRMRPDRIVVGEVRGEETLDMLQAMNTGHDGSLTTIHSNSPRDALARIETMVMMGDIRLPDKAIRAQIASAIHLIVQVARMNDGTRRITHITELTGSYSDSVSMNDLFLFEKKGLTAAGKVRGRFHSTGILPKFAEKLSASGLSLPHNLLNHSEEV; encoded by the coding sequence GTGCCCGAAGCTCTTCAGCAACAGATCAAGTCCGCGGTTCATAAAGAGCTCATCAAGCGGCTGGATCTGAATCGGCTGGATGAGTTCAATCAGACCAGGGCGGGGCAGCAGCAGCTCTTCACGCTGATCCAGAAACTGATGACGGAGCATGGCATTCCGCTGAGTACCACGGAGCGGGACAAGCTGAGCCAGGAGGTGGTGGATGAGGTGTTTGGACTCGGTCCGCTGGAGCCCCTGCTGAACGACTACACGGTCAACGACATTCTCGTGAACACGTATAACTCCGTGTATGTGGAGCGGCGGGGGATTCTTGAGAAGACGAATATCGTCTTCAAAGACAACCGTCACCTGATGCACATCATCGACAAGATCGTGTCGGCTGTCGGCCGCCGGATCGATGAATCTTCGCCCATGGTGGATGCGAGGCTCGCGGACGGGTCGCGTGTGAATGTGATTATCCCTCCGCTTGCGATCGATGGGCCGATTCTGTCCATTCGGCGGTTCGGCCAGACTCCGCTTCGCTCCGACGATCTTCTGCGTTCGCAGATGCTGACGAAGCCGATGCTGGATCTTCTGCAGAGAGCCGTGGAGTGCAGACTCAACATCGTGGTTTCGGGTGGTACGGGCTCCGGCAAGACGACGCTGTTGAATGTTCTTTCCGGCTTCATCTCAGCGAGAGAGCGCATTGTGACGATTGAAGATTCGGCTGAACTTCAATTGAAGCAAGAGCATGTTGTGCGGCTGGAGACTCGTCCACCGAACACGGAGGGGCATGGCGCGGTGCGGCAGCGAGAGCTGATGATCAATGCGCTGCGCATGCGTCCGGATCGCATCGTGGTCGGTGAGGTTCGCGGCGAAGAGACGCTGGACATGCTGCAGGCGATGAACACCGGTCACGATGGATCGCTGACGACGATCCACTCCAACTCGCCGCGCGATGCGCTGGCACGTATCGAAACGATGGTGATGATGGGAGACATTCGGCTGCCGGATAAGGCGATCCGCGCCCAGATTGCTTCGGCGATTCACCTGATCGTCCAGGTGGCCCGCATGAACGACGGAACACGCCGCATCACCCATATTACGGAGTTGACGGGATCGTATAGCGACTCGGTGAGCATGAACGACCTGTTTCTCTTCGAGAAGAAGGGTCTCACGGCAGCGGGCAAGGTGAGGGGCAGGTTCCATTCCACGGGTATTCTGCCGAAGTTCGCGGAGAAGCTTTCAGCGTCAGGTCTCAGTCTGCCGCACAATCTGTTGAATCATTCCGAAGAGGTGTAA
- a CDS encoding AAA family ATPase, with amino-acid sequence MTNLDHVLDVRETAVLAVHLDADFVETLEETFDRRGWKINLSTFDAYLSAERRPALGALKSAVCIVFVDFDSNAAEAVETVRYLSQMLSGGVSVVAVANELKSETVLSAMRAGCSEVVKREASSSEMLETIERLRGSWSSTPAATTSQGAVIAFFGAKGGTGTTTLAVHLATSLVRRHQKRVLLIDHHPELGHVCVYLGLDGTRCHFQEVVRNVGRLDSELLRGFVARHASGLEVLSSPDLCGGEKPVEAHAVSRTLEFLSTEYDFVILDCATATEEYNVPVIESSSMLYLVASPDVGSVRNLSRYVDALSHGDQASDKVKVVMNRSSSTYAIEIPQIEQAIKLPVSIKISSAYPELVRAGNLGEPMSPDANTEVTNQFVKWANTLVGISSEVAVPKKNKKVFGMLNLLKA; translated from the coding sequence TTGACGAACTTAGATCATGTGCTGGATGTGAGGGAGACCGCGGTCCTGGCTGTTCATCTCGACGCGGACTTTGTAGAGACGCTTGAAGAGACGTTCGACCGGAGAGGTTGGAAGATCAATCTCTCGACCTTCGATGCTTATCTTTCGGCGGAGCGGCGTCCGGCTCTGGGCGCGCTGAAGTCTGCGGTGTGTATTGTTTTCGTGGACTTCGACAGCAACGCCGCCGAAGCTGTGGAGACGGTTCGCTATCTGAGCCAGATGCTCAGCGGCGGTGTGAGTGTTGTCGCGGTTGCGAACGAGTTGAAGTCGGAGACGGTGTTGTCGGCGATGCGGGCCGGATGCAGTGAAGTGGTGAAGCGCGAGGCGTCGTCGAGTGAGATGCTCGAAACCATCGAGCGTCTGCGCGGGAGCTGGTCGTCAACGCCAGCGGCAACGACGTCGCAAGGGGCGGTCATCGCGTTCTTCGGTGCGAAGGGTGGAACGGGCACGACGACCCTGGCAGTGCATCTGGCGACTTCTCTCGTTCGGCGCCATCAGAAGCGGGTGCTGCTGATCGACCATCATCCAGAGCTTGGTCATGTCTGTGTCTATCTTGGGCTGGATGGGACACGGTGCCACTTTCAAGAGGTTGTGCGCAATGTCGGGCGGTTGGATAGTGAGCTGCTTCGCGGGTTCGTGGCGCGGCATGCATCGGGCCTGGAGGTCTTGTCGTCGCCCGATCTATGCGGAGGAGAGAAGCCCGTTGAAGCGCATGCGGTCAGCAGGACGCTGGAGTTTCTGAGTACGGAGTACGACTTCGTGATTCTGGATTGCGCGACCGCAACGGAGGAGTACAACGTGCCCGTGATCGAGTCTTCGTCGATGTTGTATCTTGTCGCTTCTCCCGATGTGGGCTCTGTGCGCAACCTATCGCGCTATGTGGACGCGCTTTCGCACGGAGACCAAGCGAGCGACAAAGTGAAGGTTGTGATGAACCGCTCGAGTTCGACGTATGCCATCGAGATTCCCCAGATTGAACAGGCGATCAAGTTGCCGGTTTCCATCAAGATCTCAAGCGCGTATCCGGAGCTTGTCCGTGCCGGGAACCTGGGCGAGCCGATGTCGCCCGATGCAAACACCGAGGTTACCAATCAATTTGTGAAGTGGGCCAATACGCTCGTTGGGATTTCATCCGAAGTCGCCGTGCCAAAGAAGAACAAGAAGGTTTTTGGCATGTTGAATCTCTTGAAGGCATAG
- a CDS encoding type II and III secretion system protein family protein: MTFRVRIARLLCCVAWLPFAGYAQSAAPVTDAADAAAADFSSSVPYAPVMRVIVGRTVTINTKHRLTKVYVTDPSILLSYTASPNQVLVTAKQAGVSSLVLWDEAGESRTFFFSADVDITRLQGALKQAMPNEMIEAQGDQGRVILTGHTSSAALSESAVHLAALYSKEVSNTIVVNSAAIKQVRLKVRIVEVDRSKLDQFAFNFFSAGGKNLASTTTNQFPSTASVTTSGSSGSSSSGTSNSVGQNTVSVSNPLNFLLYSSQLNVGAMLQDLESRQVLQILAEPNITTLSGLKANFLAGGEFPFPVVQGTSGGLTSISVQFRPYGVKVEFLPVVNVDGSIQLSVSPEVSALDYTNAVTISGYTIPALSTRRADTQVVLKSGQSFAISGLLDKRTTDSLARTPGAANIPILGKLFKSKNINHSTTELIVIVTPEIVDPLHNPDHFLEPLPAVPFLDPKVFDAHLPKIQPN; the protein is encoded by the coding sequence ATGACATTCAGAGTGCGTATTGCAAGACTCCTGTGCTGTGTGGCATGGCTGCCCTTCGCCGGTTATGCCCAGAGCGCTGCGCCGGTGACCGATGCGGCAGACGCCGCGGCTGCCGACTTTTCAAGCTCCGTTCCGTATGCGCCGGTGATGCGTGTGATCGTGGGGCGCACGGTCACGATCAACACCAAACACAGGCTGACGAAGGTCTACGTGACAGACCCTTCGATTCTGCTCTCTTACACCGCGAGTCCCAATCAGGTGTTGGTGACCGCGAAACAGGCTGGGGTTAGCTCACTGGTGTTGTGGGATGAAGCGGGCGAGTCTCGCACGTTCTTCTTCTCCGCCGATGTGGACATCACCCGGTTGCAGGGTGCCCTGAAGCAGGCGATGCCGAACGAAATGATCGAGGCACAGGGCGATCAGGGACGCGTGATTCTGACCGGCCATACGAGCTCGGCGGCACTCTCCGAATCGGCTGTGCATCTTGCGGCACTGTACTCAAAGGAAGTCTCCAATACGATCGTGGTGAACTCCGCAGCGATCAAGCAGGTACGTTTGAAGGTGCGGATCGTCGAGGTCGATCGATCGAAGCTCGACCAGTTCGCCTTCAATTTCTTCAGTGCCGGGGGCAAGAATCTGGCGTCGACGACGACGAATCAGTTTCCTTCGACCGCTAGCGTGACAACGAGCGGTTCGTCGGGAAGTAGTTCCTCAGGGACGTCGAATAGCGTGGGGCAGAATACGGTCTCCGTCTCGAATCCGCTGAACTTCCTTCTGTATAGCTCGCAACTGAATGTTGGAGCGATGCTGCAGGATCTCGAATCGCGGCAGGTGCTGCAGATCCTGGCAGAGCCGAACATTACAACGCTGAGTGGGCTGAAGGCGAATTTCCTGGCAGGTGGTGAGTTTCCTTTTCCAGTGGTCCAGGGTACGTCGGGAGGTCTCACGTCGATCTCGGTGCAGTTCCGGCCATACGGCGTGAAGGTTGAGTTTCTCCCGGTCGTCAATGTGGATGGTTCGATTCAACTCAGCGTGTCGCCGGAGGTGAGCGCGCTGGACTATACGAACGCTGTCACGATCAGTGGATATACGATCCCGGCACTCTCGACCAGACGCGCCGACACGCAGGTTGTGCTGAAGAGTGGACAGAGTTTCGCGATCTCAGGGTTGCTCGATAAGCGGACGACAGACTCTCTTGCACGCACGCCCGGTGCTGCGAACATTCCGATTCTGGGGAAGCTGTTCAAGTCGAAGAATATCAACCATTCGACCACGGAACTGATTGTCATCGTCACACCGGAGATCGTGGATCCTCTGCACAACCCGGATCATTTCCTTGAACCTCTGCCGGCTGTGCCGTTTCTCGATCCAAAGGTCTTTGACGCTCACCTTCCCAAGATTCAACCCAACTAG
- the cpaB gene encoding Flp pilus assembly protein CpaB: protein MIARRLLLALSLAIVISGLFTYWLSKRFSHSKAAPVAQLNYVSTVHEMKVGDNLKAADLTMIAWPSTTPLQGAFLKQEDVVGRTLLYPIAAHQPVLEHQLSGAGGGNGLSTRIPDGMRALSLKSDQVVGVAGFLFPGTHVDVLVTYHANGSNDPVTATVLQDAPILAAGQKMQPDPDGKANTVDVVTLLVSPQDAEKAVLASTQGTVHFVLRNGEDHEQVNDQPMQISSLGKVAAVKAPERVVAKKVVVAAAAPKPYSIEVLRGDKQTVETF, encoded by the coding sequence TTCTTCTCGCCCTGTCTCTCGCCATCGTGATTTCGGGACTCTTCACCTACTGGCTGAGCAAACGATTCAGTCATTCGAAGGCAGCCCCCGTGGCGCAGCTCAACTATGTCTCCACCGTCCATGAGATGAAGGTCGGAGACAACCTAAAAGCAGCCGATCTGACGATGATCGCGTGGCCCAGCACTACACCTCTGCAAGGCGCTTTCCTGAAGCAGGAAGATGTCGTGGGTCGTACGTTGCTCTATCCCATCGCCGCGCATCAGCCAGTGCTTGAACATCAACTGTCCGGGGCCGGGGGAGGGAACGGACTTTCAACGAGGATTCCCGATGGGATGCGCGCCCTGTCGCTCAAGTCCGACCAGGTTGTGGGTGTCGCGGGCTTCCTATTTCCGGGGACTCATGTGGATGTTCTGGTGACGTACCACGCGAATGGTTCCAACGACCCTGTCACGGCGACGGTTCTGCAGGACGCTCCCATCCTTGCGGCGGGACAGAAGATGCAGCCCGATCCCGATGGCAAGGCGAATACGGTGGATGTCGTGACGCTGCTCGTCTCGCCGCAGGATGCCGAGAAGGCGGTGCTGGCGAGCACGCAGGGCACGGTGCATTTCGTCCTTCGCAATGGCGAGGATCACGAGCAGGTCAACGATCAGCCGATGCAGATTTCTTCGCTGGGGAAGGTTGCGGCTGTGAAAGCTCCCGAACGGGTTGTGGCGAAGAAAGTTGTCGTCGCAGCCGCTGCACCGAAACCTTACAGCATTGAAGTTCTGCGCGGTGACAAGCAGACTGTGGAGACCTTCTAA